One stretch of Thermanaerosceptrum fracticalcis DNA includes these proteins:
- the prmC gene encoding peptide chain release factor N(5)-glutamine methyltransferase: MHKGKKPQTGREALRWAASFLEAMAMEQGQARLEARLLLAKAWNKAMVSLVTSLHEDLPGEVWQRFTGFVERRAAHEPLQYILGKQEFMSLSFMVTPAVLIPRGDTEVLVEEAIRLLQGRENPRIVDLGTGSGAIAVSLAYYLPGAKIWAVDISAEALAVARHNALWHKVHERICFLQGDLFAPLPPQIKYDLIVSNPPYISEEEYNELPTDVKKEPALALLGGKDGLDYYRRIAVHAPFFLERGGALLLEIGWRQAEMVRRFLQDNGYTSIRILRDRGDRDRVVLAERS, translated from the coding sequence ATGCACAAAGGGAAAAAGCCGCAGACTGGAAGAGAGGCCCTCCGGTGGGCGGCTTCTTTTCTCGAAGCGATGGCCATGGAACAAGGACAAGCCCGGTTGGAAGCCAGGCTTCTTTTGGCCAAAGCCTGGAATAAGGCGATGGTTTCCTTAGTAACCAGTCTCCACGAAGATCTTCCCGGGGAAGTCTGGCAGAGGTTCACCGGCTTTGTGGAACGCAGGGCGGCCCATGAGCCCCTCCAGTACATCTTAGGCAAGCAGGAATTTATGTCTTTGTCTTTTATGGTTACTCCTGCGGTTTTAATACCCCGCGGCGATACGGAGGTGCTGGTGGAAGAAGCCATTCGCCTCCTGCAGGGACGGGAGAACCCCAGGATTGTAGATTTGGGAACAGGCAGCGGCGCCATTGCCGTAAGTTTGGCTTATTACCTGCCGGGGGCAAAAATATGGGCGGTGGATATCTCCGCCGAAGCTTTGGCTGTGGCAAGACACAATGCCCTGTGGCATAAAGTGCATGAACGGATCTGTTTTTTGCAGGGTGATCTTTTTGCGCCCCTCCCACCCCAAATAAAGTATGATCTGATTGTTTCCAATCCCCCTTATATCAGCGAAGAAGAATATAACGAATTGCCTACCGATGTTAAAAAAGAGCCTGCCCTGGCCCTGTTGGGGGGAAAAGACGGCCTGGACTATTACCGTAGAATCGCTGTCCATGCCCCGTTTTTTCTGGAGAGAGGGGGGGCATTGCTTTTGGAGATTGGCTGGCGGCAGGCAGAAATGGTTAGACGGTTCCTCCAGGACAATGGATATACGTCCATCCGGATCCTCCGGGACCGGGGAGACAGAGACAGAGTAGTTCTTGCAGAAAGAAGTTAA
- a CDS encoding CTP synthase codes for MTTKYIFVTGGVVSSLGKGITAASLGRLLKSRGLKVAIQKFDPYINVDPGTMSPYQHGEVFVTEDGAETDLDLGHYERFIDINLSRASNVTTGQIYWSVISKERRGDYLGGTVQVIPHITNEIKEAIHRVARETHPDVVITEIGGTVGDIESLPFLEAIRQIKSDVGRDNVMYIHVTLVPFLKAAAEAKTKPTQHSVKELRSIGIQPDAIVCRSERPLSKEMEEKLALFCDIDKEAVIQAVDAESIYEVPLILESEGLDDIAIERLGLQCGQARLDEWKEIVRKIKNPRGCINVALVGKYVELPDAYMSVSESLRHAGIHHNVSVKIDLIYSGDLENGKEPEEILKNAHCILVPGGFGDRGIEGKIKAIKYARETGKPFLGICLGMQLAVVEIARSLAGLDANSSEFNSEIPHPVIDLLPEQKNIENLGGTMRLGSYPCVLTPGTKAYKAYGKAEISERHRHRFEFNNDYREILGRHGLVFSGLSPDGRLVEIVELSGHPWFVGSQFHPEFKSRPNRPHPLFRDFIGAAVEQKKTQA; via the coding sequence GTGACGACAAAGTATATATTTGTAACAGGCGGAGTTGTATCTTCCCTGGGGAAAGGCATAACAGCAGCCTCTTTGGGGCGCCTCTTAAAAAGCCGCGGGCTAAAAGTGGCTATTCAGAAATTCGACCCATATATTAACGTGGACCCTGGCACCATGAGCCCCTATCAACATGGCGAAGTTTTTGTTACGGAAGACGGGGCAGAGACTGATCTGGATTTAGGACATTATGAAAGATTTATTGATATAAATCTTAGCCGTGCATCGAATGTTACCACCGGTCAAATCTACTGGTCGGTTATTTCTAAAGAAAGAAGGGGAGATTACCTGGGGGGTACTGTCCAGGTCATACCCCATATCACCAATGAAATTAAAGAAGCCATTCACAGGGTGGCCAGGGAAACTCATCCTGATGTAGTGATTACTGAAATTGGCGGCACAGTCGGTGATATCGAATCTTTACCTTTTCTGGAAGCCATCAGGCAGATCAAGAGCGACGTGGGACGGGACAACGTCATGTATATTCACGTCACCCTGGTGCCTTTTCTCAAAGCTGCCGCTGAAGCGAAAACCAAGCCCACCCAGCACAGTGTCAAAGAACTGCGCAGTATCGGTATCCAGCCTGATGCCATTGTCTGTCGTTCGGAAAGACCCCTTTCCAAGGAGATGGAAGAAAAGCTGGCCCTTTTCTGCGACATAGACAAAGAAGCAGTGATTCAGGCCGTCGATGCCGAATCTATCTATGAAGTTCCTCTCATCCTGGAAAGCGAGGGGCTGGATGATATTGCCATCGAGCGCCTAGGCTTGCAGTGTGGACAGGCCCGGCTGGATGAATGGAAAGAAATTGTCCGCAAGATTAAAAATCCCCGCGGCTGCATTAACGTGGCCCTGGTGGGTAAGTATGTAGAGCTTCCCGATGCCTATATGAGCGTCAGTGAATCCCTGCGCCATGCGGGAATCCACCATAATGTCTCTGTAAAAATAGATTTGATTTATTCCGGCGATTTGGAGAACGGTAAAGAGCCCGAGGAGATCCTGAAAAATGCCCATTGTATTTTAGTACCCGGTGGTTTCGGAGATAGAGGCATCGAAGGAAAAATTAAGGCCATCAAGTATGCCCGGGAAACAGGGAAACCCTTTTTAGGGATTTGTCTGGGTATGCAGCTGGCTGTGGTAGAGATAGCCCGCAGCCTGGCCGGTCTCGACGCCAACAGTTCAGAGTTCAACAGTGAAATTCCTCATCCCGTTATCGATCTTCTGCCTGAACAAAAGAATATTGAAAACCTGGGCGGTACCATGAGATTGGGCAGCTACCCTTGTGTTCTTACCCCAGGCACTAAAGCCTATAAGGCATACGGTAAGGCAGAAATATCCGAGCGGCACCGTCACCGTTTTGAGTTTAATAACGATTACCGGGAGATTTTAGGCCGTCATGGATTGGTCTTTAGCGGGCTTTCTCCCGATGGGCGCCTGGTGGAAATCGTGGAGTTGTCCGGTCACCCCTGGTTTGTAGGCTCCCAGTTCCATCCCGAATTCAAGTCCCGTCCCAATCGCCCCCATCCTCTTTTCCGTGACTTTATCGGCGCCGCTGTTGAACAGAAAAAGACGCAAGCTTAG
- a CDS encoding response regulator, whose protein sequence is MPVAAKVLVVDDQEGIRKLLKEVLVELGYEAETVSSGAEAVQAFTEGSFKLVLMDMKMPGLNGFETAERLKKISEDLKIILMTGFYDSFLLEEAKNHGADGLLNKPFSLVEIQRILEETFKEERGHIC, encoded by the coding sequence GTGCCTGTGGCAGCCAAGGTATTGGTGGTTGACGATCAGGAAGGTATTCGGAAATTACTTAAAGAAGTACTGGTGGAACTGGGTTATGAGGCGGAAACTGTTTCCTCAGGGGCAGAAGCTGTGCAAGCTTTTACGGAAGGATCCTTTAAACTGGTTCTTATGGATATGAAGATGCCCGGTCTCAACGGCTTTGAAACAGCGGAGAGATTAAAAAAGATAAGTGAAGATCTGAAAATCATTCTTATGACGGGTTTTTATGACAGCTTTCTTTTGGAAGAAGCAAAAAACCACGGCGCCGACGGCTTGCTCAATAAACCCTTTAGCCTGGTAGAAATCCAGAGAATCCTGGAAGAAACGTTTAAAGAGGAGAGGGGACACATCTGCTAA
- the alr gene encoding alanine racemase produces MDISNLGARWVEVDLDVIKYNFEQIRELVPRPVKMLGVVKADAYGHGAVEVARVLEKLGIDMLGVTTVEEGKELREAGVTAPILVFGPFLKEDVNTIIDYCLTATIGNRESVRWLQDGLAQRGGTVKVHLKVETGMGRTGVWPRKALQVISEISAVSGLYLEGIYSHLATAMWKNKRYAQEQYAIFKNVLDNLARENINIPIKHLANSAAVLDLPHMQLDMVRVGTLLYGQYPAPELEKKIKLKDPWSLKAKVIYLRTLPAGHSVGYGRTYKAKRETKVAVLPLGFVDGLQTEPVQKPANILDLLKGIAKLVLHYLGHPLVSQPVIFPGGRGLIIGKVGMQLSMVDVTTLKGIEVGTVATVPARRTAIRPTLPVVYREEGRVKSVKVTSAAIWEKEIAVK; encoded by the coding sequence ATGGATATTTCCAACCTTGGCGCACGATGGGTTGAGGTTGACCTGGATGTTATCAAATATAACTTCGAACAGATTCGCGAACTGGTACCCAGGCCTGTAAAAATGTTAGGCGTGGTGAAAGCTGATGCTTATGGGCACGGAGCAGTGGAAGTTGCCCGGGTCCTGGAGAAATTGGGTATCGATATGCTGGGTGTGACCACGGTAGAAGAGGGGAAGGAGCTTCGTGAAGCCGGAGTTACTGCACCCATCCTGGTTTTTGGGCCTTTTCTTAAAGAAGATGTAAATACCATTATTGACTATTGCTTAACGGCTACAATAGGAAACAGAGAATCTGTCCGGTGGCTGCAGGACGGCCTGGCTCAGAGAGGCGGAACTGTCAAGGTCCATCTAAAAGTAGAAACGGGTATGGGAAGGACGGGGGTTTGGCCCCGGAAGGCCTTGCAGGTTATTTCTGAAATTTCGGCAGTTTCCGGTCTATACCTGGAAGGGATCTATTCCCATCTGGCCACAGCCATGTGGAAAAACAAGCGCTATGCACAAGAGCAGTACGCCATTTTCAAGAATGTCCTGGATAATTTGGCAAGAGAAAATATTAACATACCCATCAAACACCTGGCCAACAGTGCGGCGGTATTGGATCTCCCCCATATGCAGCTGGATATGGTGAGGGTGGGTACTCTCCTTTACGGGCAGTATCCCGCTCCTGAACTGGAAAAAAAGATTAAGTTAAAAGATCCCTGGTCCTTAAAAGCTAAAGTAATTTATCTTCGCACCCTTCCTGCCGGGCATAGTGTAGGGTATGGCCGTACATACAAGGCAAAAAGGGAGACTAAAGTGGCCGTGCTCCCTTTGGGTTTTGTGGATGGGCTCCAGACGGAACCTGTCCAAAAACCGGCCAATATCTTAGATCTGCTGAAAGGCATAGCCAAGCTTGTCCTGCACTACCTGGGGCATCCCCTGGTAAGCCAGCCCGTCATTTTTCCGGGGGGGCGTGGTCTTATTATCGGCAAGGTGGGCATGCAGCTAAGTATGGTTGATGTGACAACCCTTAAGGGAATTGAGGTGGGAACAGTGGCTACCGTTCCCGCCCGTCGTACTGCTATTCGTCCTACCTTGCCCGTTGTATACCGGGAAGAGGGAAGAGTAAAGAGTGTTAAGGTTACTTCCGCTGCCATCTGGGAAAAGGAAATTGCCGTCAAGTAG
- a CDS encoding DUF2062 domain-containing protein, giving the protein MYKNVNFRRWLKYKYLTFMRIKDHPKNIAVGTALGIAFDVLPTFGTGVVIAYFLAAVIKVNRLAALISAVVFKLAIPFFVFINIKTGQLVMKSPVKGPSPELVESWHRGISWTHLGASFLVGSAINAVVLAVLAYFVTYQFILWRRSRVANRQQ; this is encoded by the coding sequence ATGTACAAAAATGTCAATTTTCGCCGTTGGCTGAAATATAAATATCTCACCTTCATGCGCATTAAGGATCATCCCAAGAATATCGCCGTTGGTACAGCGTTGGGGATAGCCTTTGATGTACTGCCTACTTTTGGTACGGGAGTGGTTATTGCCTATTTTCTGGCGGCTGTGATCAAGGTGAATCGCCTTGCCGCGCTTATTAGCGCTGTTGTTTTTAAATTGGCCATTCCCTTTTTTGTTTTTATTAATATCAAAACAGGGCAGTTAGTCATGAAAAGTCCTGTGAAAGGACCGAGCCCGGAACTCGTGGAGAGCTGGCATAGGGGGATCAGTTGGACCCATTTGGGGGCGTCCTTTCTCGTGGGGAGCGCTATTAACGCCGTTGTTCTTGCTGTACTAGCCTATTTTGTCACTTACCAGTTTATATTATGGAGGCGGAGCAGAGTAGCAAACCGTCAACAGTGA
- a CDS encoding lipid II:glycine glycyltransferase FemX: MLQARLIEPEEKRYFNDFVSRAPKGHILQSYEWGEIKGRGEWQPLRLIVEDENGEPRAAVSLLKRVIPGLNKAFFYAPRGPVGDVHNHGLMDFLFAEVGKLAKAHGAIFLKIDPDIPKEDADFEKYLNSRGFKNSEKGQGFEGVQPKFVFRLDITPDEETLFNNFHQKTRYNIRLAQKKGVEIKEDCTKEDLPVFYEILKETTERDKFLVRSYSYFEDLWDYLVPSGYLKLFMAYYEGKPIAGTLAFLFGDKAWYIYGASSNSHRNVMPNYLLQWTMIKWAKANNCTLYDFRGVPGHLSEDNPLYGLYRFKKGFNGVYTEFVGEYDLVYSPFYYWLWTTLEPIYQKNIRRLINLKKKLRGKR; the protein is encoded by the coding sequence ATGTTACAGGCAAGATTAATCGAACCTGAGGAGAAAAGATATTTTAATGATTTTGTGTCCCGGGCTCCCAAAGGGCATATTCTCCAGTCTTATGAATGGGGGGAGATTAAGGGGCGGGGAGAATGGCAGCCCTTAAGACTGATTGTCGAAGATGAAAATGGAGAACCCCGGGCCGCTGTCAGTCTCCTGAAAAGGGTTATTCCAGGGCTTAACAAGGCCTTTTTCTACGCGCCCAGGGGCCCGGTGGGGGATGTACATAATCACGGGCTCATGGACTTTCTGTTTGCCGAAGTAGGGAAACTGGCCAAGGCCCATGGCGCCATTTTCCTTAAAATTGATCCCGACATTCCTAAAGAAGATGCTGATTTCGAGAAGTATCTAAACTCCAGGGGCTTTAAAAACAGTGAAAAGGGCCAGGGCTTTGAAGGGGTTCAGCCTAAATTTGTTTTTCGTTTGGATATTACCCCTGATGAAGAGACCCTCTTTAACAACTTTCATCAGAAAACCCGTTATAATATCCGACTTGCTCAAAAAAAGGGCGTAGAGATCAAGGAAGACTGCACCAAAGAAGACCTTCCCGTCTTTTATGAAATTCTCAAAGAAACTACCGAACGGGATAAGTTCCTGGTGCGTTCTTATAGTTATTTCGAAGATTTGTGGGATTACTTAGTACCCTCCGGTTACCTTAAGCTTTTTATGGCTTACTATGAAGGGAAGCCTATAGCAGGTACCTTGGCCTTCTTGTTCGGGGACAAAGCCTGGTATATTTACGGCGCCTCTTCCAACAGCCACCGGAATGTGATGCCCAATTACCTTTTACAGTGGACCATGATTAAATGGGCTAAAGCCAATAATTGCACCTTATACGATTTTCGCGGTGTTCCCGGTCATTTGAGCGAGGATAATCCCCTTTACGGGCTTTATAGATTTAAAAAAGGGTTTAATGGGGTCTATACGGAATTCGTAGGGGAATATGACCTGGTTTATTCACCCTTTTACTACTGGCTCTGGACAACCCTGGAACCCATTTACCAGAAGAACATTCGCCGTCTGATTAACCTGAAGAAAAAACTAAGGGGAAAGAGGTAG
- a CDS encoding DUF1385 domain-containing protein: MSRFPYGGQAVIEGVMMRGRKNLAIAVRRAPNDIVLETQMISSIAERYPFLKWPVLRGFIALVEAMVIGVRALTYSANQVVEGEGQGESIGPWEMAFTVAFSLGMGIGLFFLLPAGLAHLLERYATNAAWQNLIEGIFRITIFLAYVVGISFLKDIQRVFQYHGAEHKVIHTYEAGEALTVENARKFSTLHPRCGTSFLLVVMVISILVFSLLGKTTIWIRLLSRIVLLPVVAGLSYEFIKAAGRHQNNPVMHILSLPGMWLQKLTTREPDDEQLEVAIRALNKVLETEEGVESIN; this comes from the coding sequence TTGTCTCGTTTTCCCTATGGCGGGCAGGCAGTCATTGAGGGTGTCATGATGCGTGGCCGTAAGAACCTGGCCATTGCCGTACGCCGGGCGCCCAACGATATAGTCCTGGAGACCCAAATGATCAGTTCTATTGCCGAACGCTATCCTTTTCTCAAGTGGCCTGTTTTACGGGGCTTTATTGCCCTGGTGGAAGCCATGGTTATTGGCGTGAGGGCTTTGACTTATTCGGCTAATCAAGTGGTTGAGGGTGAAGGACAGGGGGAATCTATCGGACCCTGGGAAATGGCCTTTACAGTAGCCTTCTCTCTGGGTATGGGTATTGGGCTCTTTTTCCTGCTGCCGGCGGGGTTAGCCCATCTCCTGGAAAGATACGCAACAAATGCTGCCTGGCAGAACCTGATAGAGGGAATATTCCGCATTACCATTTTTTTGGCCTATGTTGTGGGTATTTCCTTTTTAAAGGACATCCAGCGGGTTTTTCAATACCACGGCGCCGAGCACAAAGTGATTCACACTTATGAAGCCGGAGAAGCTTTGACTGTGGAGAACGCCAGGAAATTTTCTACCCTTCATCCCCGCTGCGGTACCAGTTTCCTGCTGGTCGTGATGGTCATCAGCATTCTGGTTTTTTCACTTTTAGGCAAGACTACCATCTGGATAAGACTTCTCTCCCGGATTGTTCTTTTGCCCGTGGTGGCCGGTCTTTCTTATGAGTTTATCAAAGCTGCGGGCCGACACCAGAACAACCCTGTGATGCATATTTTAAGTTTGCCGGGAATGTGGCTGCAAAAATTAACTACAAGGGAGCCCGATGATGAACAACTGGAAGTGGCTATCCGCGCTTTAAATAAAGTCCTGGAGACTGAAGAGGGAGTAGAATCCATCAACTAA
- the prfA gene encoding peptide chain release factor 1, protein MLEKLEHLEERYEELSRLLSDPEVISNQSEWQKHAKAHAALTEVVSTFREYKDVVKNIAGNKELLEDKLEPDFRELVEAELEELKEKKEDLEKRLKILLLPKDPNDEKNVIMEIRGGTGGEEAALFAGDLLKMYSRYAEKQGWKTEMLSANLTDIGGIKEAIIMIEGRGAYSRLKFESGVHRVQRVPETESGGRIHTSAATVAVLPEAEEVDVQINPNDIRIDIFCSSGPGGQSVNTTQSAVRITHIPTGLVVSCQDEKSQHKNKDKAMKVLRARLLEKAQEEQMGEMASARKTMVGSGDRSERIRTYNFPQGRVTDHRINLTSYRLEDVLQGELDEFIDALITTDQAEKLKKVE, encoded by the coding sequence ATGTTGGAAAAACTGGAACATCTGGAAGAACGTTATGAAGAACTAAGCCGGCTCTTAAGCGATCCTGAAGTGATAAGCAATCAGAGCGAATGGCAAAAACATGCCAAGGCTCATGCCGCTCTGACGGAAGTGGTTTCCACTTTCCGGGAATATAAAGATGTGGTGAAAAATATTGCCGGCAATAAAGAACTCTTAGAAGATAAATTGGAACCCGATTTTCGTGAACTGGTAGAGGCGGAATTAGAGGAACTGAAAGAAAAGAAAGAGGACCTGGAAAAACGCCTGAAGATTCTTCTTCTGCCCAAGGACCCCAATGACGAAAAAAACGTTATCATGGAGATCAGGGGAGGAACAGGAGGAGAGGAGGCGGCCCTCTTTGCCGGCGACCTCTTGAAAATGTACAGCCGTTATGCCGAAAAACAGGGCTGGAAGACGGAGATGCTTTCGGCAAACTTAACGGATATTGGCGGGATTAAAGAAGCCATTATCATGATTGAGGGACGGGGTGCCTACAGCCGGCTAAAATTTGAAAGCGGTGTGCACCGGGTGCAGCGGGTGCCGGAAACAGAATCAGGCGGCCGCATCCATACCTCAGCGGCCACTGTTGCCGTTTTACCCGAAGCGGAAGAAGTGGATGTACAGATCAATCCCAACGACATCAGAATTGATATCTTTTGTTCCAGCGGCCCCGGCGGGCAGTCCGTCAATACCACCCAATCGGCGGTGCGTATAACCCACATACCTACCGGTCTTGTGGTTTCCTGTCAGGATGAAAAGTCCCAGCATAAGAATAAGGATAAGGCTATGAAAGTCCTGAGAGCCCGTCTCTTGGAAAAAGCCCAGGAAGAACAAATGGGAGAAATGGCCAGCGCCAGGAAAACCATGGTGGGAAGCGGAGACCGCAGTGAGCGCATCCGCACCTATAACTTCCCGCAAGGACGGGTGACTGACCACAGGATAAACCTTACTTCTTACCGCCTGGAGGATGTTCTCCAGGGGGAGCTGGATGAATTTATTGATGCCTTGATCACAACGGACCAGGCAGAAAAACTAAAGAAGGTGGAGTAA
- a CDS encoding class II fructose-1,6-bisphosphate aldolase, which translates to MPLVTVKELLDKAEAGGYAVGAFNCNNMEIVQAIVAAAEAEKAPVIIQASQGAIKYAGLDYIVGLVNIAAKNSKIPVALHLDHGTSFDQVIKCIREGFTSVMIDGSKYPLEENIALTKKVVEIARAVGVSTEAELGKIGGTEDDITVLEKEAMMTDPEEAKFFVEQTGVDSLAVAIGTAHGQYKFDPELDFDRLAKIKSLVNIPIVLHGSSGVPDKDIEKAISLGVRKVNIDTNIREAFVKGVRDVINKDAKEIDPRKILGPAREAMTAIVREKIRIFGSSGKA; encoded by the coding sequence ATGCCGCTTGTAACGGTAAAAGAATTATTAGACAAGGCGGAAGCCGGTGGATATGCTGTGGGGGCCTTTAACTGCAATAACATGGAGATCGTCCAGGCCATTGTGGCTGCAGCCGAGGCCGAAAAAGCACCCGTTATTATCCAGGCCAGTCAGGGAGCCATCAAATATGCGGGGTTAGACTATATTGTCGGGCTGGTCAACATTGCGGCCAAAAACAGCAAAATTCCCGTAGCCCTGCATTTAGACCACGGTACAAGCTTTGATCAGGTTATTAAATGCATCCGGGAAGGGTTTACTTCCGTAATGATTGACGGTTCAAAATATCCCCTGGAGGAGAATATCGCCCTGACGAAAAAAGTTGTGGAAATAGCCAGGGCCGTGGGCGTTTCTACCGAGGCCGAACTGGGTAAGATTGGCGGCACGGAAGATGACATCACCGTCCTGGAGAAAGAGGCCATGATGACAGATCCCGAAGAAGCAAAGTTTTTTGTAGAGCAGACGGGTGTGGATTCCTTAGCCGTGGCCATTGGCACAGCCCATGGCCAGTACAAGTTTGACCCTGAGCTGGACTTTGACCGCTTGGCCAAAATCAAAAGCTTAGTCAATATTCCTATTGTACTCCACGGTTCCTCTGGGGTACCAGATAAGGATATAGAGAAAGCCATCTCTCTGGGAGTGCGCAAAGTAAACATTGATACCAATATCCGGGAAGCCTTTGTCAAGGGGGTACGGGATGTTATCAATAAGGATGCGAAAGAGATAGATCCCCGCAAAATTTTGGGGCCCGCCCGGGAAGCCATGACTGCAATCGTCCGGGAAAAAATCCGTATTTTCGGCTCAAGCGGCAAAGCGTAA
- the glpX gene encoding class II fructose-bisphosphatase, with amino-acid sequence MERELAMEFARVTEAAALASARWWGRGDKNAADEAAVTAMRAMFDTVNVDGTVVIGEGEMDEAPMLYIGERVGTGKSVQVDIAVDPLEGTNLVAKGLTGAIAVLAAAPRGCLLHAPDMYMEKIAVGPAAAGKIHLDATVTENVKAVAASLNKGLEDVTVVILDRPRHEAIIRELRAIGTRIKLISDGDVSPAVATAIPNSGVDMVLGIGGAPEGVLAAAALRCLGGEFQGRLWPEDEKDLERAHKLGVTDIKKILTMDDLVRGDDVIFAATGITDGDFLRGVRYYGNIATTHTLVMRGATGTVRFIEAQHRSDKKPKYVKI; translated from the coding sequence ATGGAACGAGAATTAGCCATGGAGTTTGCCCGCGTTACGGAAGCCGCAGCTTTGGCCTCCGCACGGTGGTGGGGCCGGGGCGACAAAAACGCTGCTGATGAAGCAGCTGTTACGGCTATGCGGGCCATGTTCGACACCGTCAATGTGGATGGTACAGTGGTTATTGGAGAAGGAGAAATGGATGAAGCCCCCATGCTTTATATCGGAGAACGCGTAGGCACGGGGAAATCCGTACAGGTGGATATCGCCGTGGATCCCCTGGAAGGGACCAATCTGGTAGCCAAAGGTTTAACGGGGGCCATTGCCGTGTTGGCTGCGGCACCCCGGGGCTGCCTCCTTCACGCGCCAGATATGTATATGGAGAAGATTGCCGTGGGCCCTGCAGCGGCAGGTAAAATCCACCTGGATGCCACTGTAACGGAAAACGTTAAGGCTGTGGCCGCCAGTTTAAATAAAGGCTTGGAGGATGTGACCGTAGTTATTTTGGACCGCCCCCGCCATGAGGCCATTATTCGGGAATTGCGCGCCATAGGGACACGGATTAAACTGATTAGTGATGGTGACGTTTCACCGGCTGTTGCTACCGCTATTCCCAATTCCGGTGTGGACATGGTTTTGGGCATTGGCGGAGCGCCCGAAGGAGTTTTAGCCGCCGCTGCCCTGCGCTGCCTGGGCGGCGAATTCCAGGGCAGGCTCTGGCCTGAAGATGAAAAGGACCTGGAAAGAGCCCATAAACTGGGAGTCACGGATATCAAAAAAATTCTTACTATGGATGACCTTGTTAGAGGTGATGATGTTATTTTTGCGGCCACTGGCATCACTGATGGCGATTTCCTCAGGGGTGTCAGGTACTATGGTAACATAGCCACCACCCATACCTTAGTCATGCGGGGCGCTACGGGGACTGTGCGCTTTATTGAAGCCCAGCACCGCAGTGACAAGAAGCCCAAATATGTGAAGATATAA
- the rpmE gene encoding 50S ribosomal protein L31, with protein MKEGIHPKYHKTTVTCACGETFETGSTKQNLRVEICSKCHPFFTGKQRVVFTTGRVERFKTKYGLE; from the coding sequence ATGAAAGAAGGTATCCATCCAAAATATCATAAAACTACCGTAACATGTGCTTGTGGCGAGACTTTTGAAACAGGTTCCACTAAGCAAAACTTACGGGTTGAGATTTGTTCCAAATGTCATCCGTTCTTCACCGGAAAACAGCGTGTTGTCTTTACAACAGGTAGAGTTGAGAGGTTTAAAACCAAGTACGGCCTCGAATAG
- the fsa gene encoding fructose-6-phosphate aldolase, translating into MRLFLDTANIEQIKEAVELGVISGVTTNPTLVAKEGKDFFTLIKEISSIVPGPVSAEVIGLTAPEMIAEAKKLVQLGNNIVVKIPMIKEGLKAVSALSKEGIKTNVTLIFSANQALLAARAGAAYVSPFVGRHDELGVHGMDLVADIVQIFDIHGFTTEVIAAAMRNPLHTVEAAKAGAHIATINHAILMQMISHPMTQIGLEKFLADWESVQKR; encoded by the coding sequence ATGCGTTTATTTCTAGACACTGCCAATATAGAACAAATTAAGGAAGCAGTTGAACTGGGCGTGATTAGCGGGGTTACCACCAATCCTACTCTAGTGGCGAAAGAAGGAAAAGACTTCTTCACTTTAATCAAGGAAATTTCCAGTATAGTTCCCGGACCCGTTAGTGCAGAGGTCATTGGCCTCACTGCCCCTGAAATGATTGCTGAAGCGAAAAAGTTGGTCCAGTTAGGCAATAATATCGTGGTGAAAATTCCCATGATTAAAGAGGGCTTAAAAGCCGTCAGTGCCCTTTCCAAAGAGGGGATAAAAACTAATGTTACCCTGATTTTCTCGGCCAATCAGGCGCTTTTGGCGGCCCGGGCCGGCGCCGCTTATGTGAGTCCTTTTGTTGGCCGTCATGATGAACTGGGTGTACATGGCATGGATCTGGTAGCAGACATTGTGCAGATTTTTGATATCCATGGTTTCACAACAGAAGTAATTGCTGCCGCTATGCGCAACCCACTCCACACGGTAGAAGCGGCCAAAGCGGGTGCCCATATCGCTACCATTAATCATGCCATACTCATGCAAATGATCAGTCACCCCATGACCCAAATAGGTCTGGAGAAGTTTCTTGCCGACTGGGAGAGTGTACAAAAGAGGTAG